A single region of the Manihot esculenta cultivar AM560-2 chromosome 12, M.esculenta_v8, whole genome shotgun sequence genome encodes:
- the LOC110628917 gene encoding beta-1,4-xylosyltransferase IRX14, which translates to MKLSALQQSYMSRRSASFRGSPPFDSSAETAIKSPSAIFWLLLHGICCLISLVLGFRFSRLVFLFLFSTSTINLHGTPFRQLATTADLASPLNVPSNSVVDPELPAINRSLSSRVVVGRHGIRIRPWPHPNPTEVMRAHQIIESVQREQRIQFGVKSPRTVIAVTPTHIRTFQTLHLTGVMHSLMLVPYDVVWIVVEAGGVSNETAAIIAKSGLKTIHIGFKQKMPNSWEGRHKLEAKMRIRALRVVREQKLDGVVMFADDSNMHSMDLFDEIQSVKWFGAVSIGILAHSGGADESSSSVKVEKVEKSSSMPVQGPACNASNKLAGWHTFNSHPYEGKSAIFIDDRATVLPQKLEWAGFVMNSRLLWKETEDKPDWIKDLDSVDADIESPLSLLKDPSMAEPLGSCGKQVLLWWLRVEARSDSKFPPGWIIDPPLEITVPSKRTPWPDVPPELPTIEKPVIHISEQTLKHTKTRSSRSKRRRGRRHESKLTDTQVSTRHSEQN; encoded by the exons ATGAAGCTCTCGGCGCTGCAGCAGAGCTACATGAGCCGACGGAGCGCCAGCTTCAGAGGTTCACCGCCGTTTGATTCCTCCGCTGAAACTGCCATTAAATCTCCCTCAGCCATCTTTTGGCTCCTTCTCCATGGTATTTGCTGCCTTATTAGTCTGGTCCTCGGTTTCCGTTTCTCTcgtttagtttttttatttcttttttccacCTCTACAATTAATCTCCATGGCACGCCCTTCCGTCAGCTCGCCACCACCGCTGACCTTGCTAGTCCTCTTAATGTCCCTTCCAATTCCGTTGTTGATCCCGAACTTCCTGCAATTAACAGAAGTCTTAGTTCTAGAGTCGTCGTTGGCCGCCATGGGATCCGGATCCGGCCTTGGCCCCATCCGAATCCGACGGAGGTGATGAGAGCGCACCAGATAATTGAGAGCGTTCAGAGAGAGCAGAGGATTCAGTTTGGAGTTAAGAGCCCTAGGACTGTTATCGCGGTTACGCCGACTCATATACGGACTTTCCAAACGCTGCATTTGACCGGTGTCATGCACTCGCTGATGCTGGTTCCGTATGATGTTGTTTGGATCGTGGTGGAGGCCGGTGGAGTCAGTAATGAAACCGCTGCAATTATTGCGAAATCGGGACTTAAGACTATTCATATAGGATTCAAGCAGAAAATGCCGAATTCGTGGGAGGGACGTCATAAATTGGAAGCTAAAATGCGGATTCGTGCTTTGAG AGTTGTGAGAGAGCAGAAGCTAGATGGGGTAGTGATGTTTGCTGATGATAGTAATATGCATAGCATGGACCTATTTGATGAGATCCAGAGTGTGAAGTGGTTTGGTGCTGTTTCCATTGGGATTCTCGCTCATTCAGGTGGTGCCGATGAGTCATCGTCATCGGTTAAAGTTGAGAAGGTTGAGAAGAGCTCGTCAATGCCTGTTCAAGGTCCTGCTTGTAATGCATCTAACAAGTTGGCTGGTTGGCACACCTTTAATTCTCATCCGTATGAGGGGAAGAGTGCAATCTTTATCGATGATAGGGCAACTGTACTGCCTCAGAAGCTGGAATGGGCTGGGTTTGTGATGAATTCAAGGTTGCTTTGGAAGGAAACTGAAGATAAACCAGACTGGATTAAGGATTTAGATTCTGTTGATGCCGATATAGAGAGTCCTCTATCTCTGTTGAAGGACCCTTCTATGGCGGAACCACTAGGAAGCTGTGGGAAACAAGTTTTGCTTTGGTGGCTTCGTGTTGAAGCTCGCAGTGATAGCAAATTTCCTCCAGg ATGGATAATCGACCCGCCTTTGGAGATCACAGTCCCATCAAAACGAACACCATGGCCAGATGTTCCTCCTGAACTTCCTACTATTGAAAAACCAGTGATTCACATCTCAGAGCAGACTCTTAAACATACAAAGACGCGGTCATCCAGATCAAAACGCAGAAGAGGGAGGAGGCATGAATCAAAATTGACGGATACACAGGTTTCTACAAGACATTCTGAGCAAAACTGA